TTCACCGCGACGCCCACCTCCGGGACCGCACCACTTACGGTCCAGTTCACGGATAGCTCCGCTTCGGGCGGCAGTCCCATCACGGCCTGGGCGTGGAACTTCGGCGACGGTGGGACGAGTAGCCAGAAGAACCCAACCCACGTTTACGGGGCCGCCGGTAGTTATACCGTCACCCTGACCGTAACCACCGCCAACGGGAGCGACACCGAGACGAAGGGTGGGATGATTACGGTTACGGAGGACGCGGCGTGGGCCCCGAACACGGAAACCTTCAACGTCTCGATAGCGCCCGAGGTGCTCCGGGTTCCGAAGGCGGAGCTTGAGAACGTGATTCTGCAGTGGAACCCCGACGAGCACGCCTACCTGCTGGACAAGACGGAAACCGACCGGCTTGGCCTGACGCTGGACGTGGGCGATCCTCTCTTATTGGACGGAATCGAAATTGGACGGATCACGGTGGTCGATGTGGACGGCACGGAAGTCTACGTCGAAACCGAGATGATCCCGCTCAATGAGGTCTTTCCGGACGGGGAAATCAGCTGGGATTACGGGGTGGAGTTCACGGAAGAGACCGTGAAGAGCATTGAAATCCCGGGTGTTGGGGTGTTTCCGGTCAAGGCGGGCACGCCCATCAATATCACCTTTGAACAGGGCGGGTTCAAGTACGAGCTGAAGGTCACGCTGGATGGCGCGACGGCCGATTACGACTTCACCGTCACCAAGGGCGTTGGCCCGGCGACGAAGGGGCGTCTCACCGCCAAGGGCCAGATTGTCCGGTTCCGGAGCCGGAATCAAACGCGTTTTGACGGGGGCGAGCTGACGGAATTCGGGCATGAATTAAACGGCATGCGCGGAACCGCGGAGCTTAAACTCGTCGTAACGGCCTCCGGGAACGACGCCATCGATTATAAGCTGCCGGTGCCGATTATGAATATCCCCTTCGTGGTGGGCCTCGTACCGGTGAAGCTGAAGATCGGCGCGCAGTTCGTGGTGAACGCCGCGGTGCCGCTCGACGGCAGCGCGCAGGTGGGCACGACCTTCACCTACGACAGCGATCTCGGGCTGGATTTCGACGGGGTCACGGTCCAGGCGGGCGGTCGCGCGGGCGACACCACGTTTGGCGACCCGCTTCACATGACCGGGGCGTCCAGCGCGATTTCCGCCAATTTCGGCATCGGGTTCCCGCGGGTGTCGCTCGACATCGCGGGGGGAACGCTGGTGCCCTGGGCGCAGACGGCGTTCCTGATTGGCGGGTCCTACACGTTCACGCCGGCGTGCCAGACGGCCGACGCCCAGTTTATCGGCGCGGTTGGCTACGACCTGGGCATCCTGGGCTTTGAACTGGCCAGCGGCACGAAGACTCTTTTCACCCAGAAGAAGGAACTGCTCCGCGCCGGCAATTGCCCGCCCTCGAAACTCGCCGACCTGTCGGCCCTGTGGCTGATGGAGGATTTCGCGCCGATCCCGATGAATTAGGCCGGTGAAGCGACCGCCGGCATGCCAGACTGCTCCCGCACCGCCGCCACCAGGGCGGCGGGGTCGCGGGGGGAGACCACGATGACGCGGTTCTCCGCGCGGATGACGACCGCGTGCGCGGGATGGGTGACGAAGGCCCGGTAGTTGCCCAGGGCCTTGTTCCGAAACAGCCCGGCGAAGCAGAAGAGGCCACCATTGCCGAAGAGCCGTATTGAGCGCTTCATGGCGTCCGGGTCGGCGTAGACCTCCGCCACCCGGCCAAGCTCCAGGTGGGATGACCAGCCCAGCCGCCGCACGCGGAGGTTTCCGTCTTCCATAGCGTAGCCGCGAATGGCGAAGAGCGGGCTGGTCACCAGGAGGGCCAGCGGCATGCCGACCATGGACAACGTCCAGGCCAGCATGTCGCGCGGGCCGGTCCAGAGTCCGACGGCGAGCAGGCCGACCATAAGGGCCATGCAAAGCCAGGTCGCCAGGTGAAGCAGGCCACACCAACGTGCGGCGGGATAGTATTCGCGGTCCATGGGGTGTTCCTCCGGCGCCAATACCGCTGGCGCCGGAGATTTATTCAGCGAGGGTGCACTTCGTGACCCCCGCCGGGACATACCCCCGCGTTTGGGGCGCTTGCCGCCGGGAAAACGGGTGTCGGGTTTACGCGGGGGTGTGCGTTCCAGGATCGGGCGTATGTGCGCGGGTGCGTCCCTTGTCCGCGGCTACTGCGCCCAGTAGTCGAATACGCAGACGTCCGTCACCTTGCCGTCGAGCTTCGCGACGAAGGCCTTGTGCGCCTCGTGGACGATGTATGCGTCGAGGTCTTCCTGGCTGTGGAAGGTCAGGGTGTAAGCGTGGGTCAATCCCTTGTCGAGGCCTTCCTTGCTGACGTTCGTGCCCCATTCGAAGTCCTTGATCAGGTCGATTTCCTGTTTGAGGGCGACAAAGGCCTCCGAGATCGCCTTGGCGCTCGCTTCGTCCGCATACTTGAACATCACAATGTGGCGCAATACCTTCACGTCTTCTTCCTTCTCCACGGCGTTTACGCGGACCGCGGCCACCGACAGGCCCAGGGCG
This is a stretch of genomic DNA from Candidatus Hydrogenedentota bacterium. It encodes these proteins:
- a CDS encoding Dabb family protein: MKRTLVVGMALVALGLSVAAVRVNAVEKEEDVKVLRHIVMFKYADEASAKAISEAFVALKQEIDLIKDFEWGTNVSKEGLDKGLTHAYTLTFHSQEDLDAYIVHEAHKAFVAKLDGKVTDVCVFDYWAQ
- a CDS encoding PKD domain-containing protein, whose amino-acid sequence is MKLIDLRAFGRACGPIRGSLAGARSCVLEAPPMRSTPYRALPFLACLLFSLSLIGCPTPPAKPNAAFTATPTSGTAPLTVQFTDSSASGGSPITAWAWNFGDGGTSSQKNPTHVYGAAGSYTVTLTVTTANGSDTETKGGMITVTEDAAWAPNTETFNVSIAPEVLRVPKAELENVILQWNPDEHAYLLDKTETDRLGLTLDVGDPLLLDGIEIGRITVVDVDGTEVYVETEMIPLNEVFPDGEISWDYGVEFTEETVKSIEIPGVGVFPVKAGTPINITFEQGGFKYELKVTLDGATADYDFTVTKGVGPATKGRLTAKGQIVRFRSRNQTRFDGGELTEFGHELNGMRGTAELKLVVTASGNDAIDYKLPVPIMNIPFVVGLVPVKLKIGAQFVVNAAVPLDGSAQVGTTFTYDSDLGLDFDGVTVQAGGRAGDTTFGDPLHMTGASSAISANFGIGFPRVSLDIAGGTLVPWAQTAFLIGGSYTFTPACQTADAQFIGAVGYDLGILGFELASGTKTLFTQKKELLRAGNCPPSKLADLSALWLMEDFAPIPMN